Proteins encoded together in one Rhizobacter sp. J219 window:
- the hemB gene encoding porphobilinogen synthase, whose product MHTPPPFPASRPRRLRRDEFTRALVREHHVQVSDLILPVFVLPGKNKIQNVDSMPGVQRLSLDQLLPVADECVRLGIPVMALFPVIDPKNKSEDGAEAINPQGLVPKVVRELKKRFPELGILTDVALDPYTSHGQDGVRDASGYILNDETVKILSQQALVQAEAGVDIVAPSDMMDGRIGAIRQMLEKRGHMHTRIMAYSAKYASAFYGPFRDAVGSAGNLGKGNKKAYQMDPANTDEALREVALDIAEGADMVMVKPGMPYLDIVRRVKDEFRVPTFAYQVSGEYAMLKAAANNGWLDHDAVMMESLLAFKRAGADGVLTYFALEAARKLRELR is encoded by the coding sequence GTGCACACACCCCCGCCCTTCCCCGCCAGCCGGCCACGCCGTCTGCGCCGCGATGAATTCACCCGCGCGCTGGTGCGCGAGCACCACGTGCAGGTGAGCGACCTGATCCTTCCCGTCTTCGTGCTGCCCGGCAAGAACAAGATCCAGAACGTCGACTCCATGCCCGGCGTGCAACGCCTGAGCCTCGACCAGCTGCTGCCGGTGGCCGACGAATGCGTGCGCCTCGGCATTCCGGTGATGGCGCTCTTCCCGGTCATCGACCCGAAGAACAAGAGCGAAGACGGCGCCGAAGCGATCAACCCGCAGGGCCTGGTGCCCAAGGTCGTGCGCGAGCTGAAGAAGCGCTTCCCGGAACTGGGCATCCTGACCGACGTGGCGCTCGACCCCTACACCTCGCACGGGCAGGACGGCGTGCGCGACGCGAGCGGCTACATCCTCAACGACGAGACCGTGAAGATCCTGAGTCAGCAGGCGCTGGTGCAGGCCGAGGCCGGCGTCGACATCGTGGCGCCGAGCGACATGATGGACGGACGCATCGGTGCCATCCGCCAGATGCTCGAAAAACGTGGCCACATGCACACGCGGATCATGGCCTACAGCGCCAAGTACGCGAGCGCCTTCTACGGCCCCTTCCGCGACGCGGTCGGCTCGGCCGGCAACCTCGGCAAGGGGAACAAGAAGGCCTACCAGATGGACCCGGCCAACACCGACGAGGCTTTACGCGAAGTGGCGCTCGACATCGCCGAGGGCGCCGACATGGTGATGGTCAAACCCGGCATGCCCTACCTCGACATCGTGCGCCGCGTCAAAGACGAGTTCCGCGTGCCGACCTTCGCCTACCAGGTGAGCGGCGAGTACGCGATGCTCAAGGCGGCCGCCAACAATGGCTGGCTGGACCACGACGCGGTGATGATGGAAAGCCTGCTTGCCTTCAAGCGCGCCGGCGCCGACGGCGTGCTGACCTATTTCGCGCTCGAAGCGGCGCGCAAGTTGCGCGAGTTGCGCTGA
- a CDS encoding response regulator transcription factor — translation MNKILLLEDLPEIRSWLKALALQVFPQAQVFEAARVHDALALITAERFEIALIDLGLPDGSGVDVVAALQKAQPEAQSVVVTIHDDDHLFPALQAGAFGYLLKEQPREHFVEQLQRISQGEPPLSPSIARRVIAYFAAQNKPQERPQNLPHVQLTDRENEVLLWVAKGFTLPEIGVQLNLSRHTIADYVKQIYRKLNVSSRAEAALEAQRLGLFRR, via the coding sequence ATGAACAAGATCCTGTTGTTGGAAGACCTTCCCGAAATTCGCAGCTGGCTCAAGGCGCTGGCCTTGCAGGTGTTCCCCCAGGCCCAGGTGTTCGAGGCGGCCCGTGTGCACGACGCGCTGGCGCTGATCACCGCCGAGCGCTTCGAAATCGCCCTGATCGATCTCGGGCTGCCCGACGGCTCCGGCGTCGACGTGGTGGCCGCGCTGCAGAAAGCCCAGCCCGAAGCGCAATCGGTCGTGGTCACCATCCACGACGACGACCACCTCTTCCCCGCGCTCCAGGCCGGCGCCTTCGGCTACTTGCTCAAGGAGCAGCCCCGCGAGCACTTCGTCGAGCAGCTGCAGCGCATCAGCCAGGGCGAGCCGCCGCTGTCGCCCTCGATCGCGCGCCGGGTGATCGCGTATTTCGCTGCACAGAACAAGCCGCAGGAACGCCCGCAGAACCTGCCGCATGTGCAGCTCACCGACCGAGAGAACGAAGTGCTGCTGTGGGTGGCCAAGGGCTTCACGCTGCCCGAGATCGGCGTCCAGCTGAACCTCTCCCGCCACACGATCGCCGACTACGTGAAGCAGATCTACCGAAAGCTCAACGTCAGCTCGCGGGCCGAGGCCGCGCTGGAAGCCCAGCGCCTGGGCCTCTTCCGTCGCTGA
- a CDS encoding alpha/beta hydrolase: protein MNSQTQRVTIAGPAGAIECAIDEPASVPAGVAVVCHPHPLHGGTMDNKVAQTLARAFVQLGYRAVRFNFRGVGGSQGEWDHGRGEVDDALAVIAAHRDASLPFVLAGFSFGGYVAAEAAHRLPAEAKPKWLALIAPSTQKQQVPVAPEGTLVIHGEADDVVPLSATLDWARPQSLPVVVVPGAGHFFHGQLTLLKNLVVRHGS from the coding sequence ATGAACTCGCAGACGCAGCGTGTGACGATCGCCGGCCCCGCCGGTGCCATCGAATGTGCGATCGACGAGCCGGCCTCGGTGCCGGCCGGCGTGGCGGTGGTGTGCCATCCGCACCCCCTGCATGGCGGCACGATGGACAACAAGGTGGCGCAGACGCTCGCCCGCGCCTTCGTGCAACTGGGCTACCGCGCGGTGCGCTTCAACTTCCGCGGCGTTGGCGGCTCGCAAGGCGAGTGGGACCATGGCCGCGGCGAAGTCGACGATGCCCTGGCCGTGATCGCGGCACACCGCGATGCCTCGCTGCCCTTCGTGCTCGCGGGCTTCTCGTTCGGCGGTTATGTCGCCGCCGAGGCAGCACATCGCCTGCCGGCCGAGGCCAAGCCGAAGTGGTTGGCCTTGATCGCCCCGTCCACGCAAAAACAACAGGTGCCGGTGGCCCCTGAAGGCACGCTCGTCATCCACGGCGAGGCCGACGACGTGGTGCCGCTCTCGGCCACGCTCGACTGGGCGCGCCCGCAGTCGTTGCCGGTGGTGGTCGTTCCCGGTGCCGGGCATTTTTTTCATGGGCAACTCACGCTGCTCAAGAATTTGGTGGTGCGGCACGGCTCATAA
- a CDS encoding magnesium transporter CorA family protein, which produces MRIFHVTPDQFTELPELPEQMPANGYLWIGSARREFEVATVPLQAALQRLTGAQLVDLHISDLLNNQLPSHFDYTSAYDLLVFRRLAAGSGSNTLFLDDAQGTLSTAKRALEAIDTSPVGFAVFDRLLLTVHPTDCPVREFFATRLPQMIQSAEQRTGAPSRLPPSPDDLMLRMVNHMVDGYLELRRLLTRQLGYLQQELFNPRSHFDGWQVLLDSRNALHLLEDTCEDQRSAIVEWIDALDEWPTEHDAQTMRERELLRLRSRDVLEHIERVLSHVRRLESSAETAVQMHFSAQSNRTNDIMRTLTVLTAIFMPLNLITGFFGMNFDGLPLIHAETGVWVASITMLIVGGGLGLFFWRKRYLSTSHKR; this is translated from the coding sequence ATGCGCATCTTCCACGTCACGCCCGACCAGTTCACCGAGCTGCCCGAGCTGCCCGAGCAGATGCCGGCGAACGGGTACCTCTGGATCGGCAGCGCCCGCCGCGAGTTCGAGGTGGCGACCGTGCCACTGCAGGCGGCGCTGCAGCGCCTGACGGGCGCGCAGCTGGTCGACCTGCACATCTCCGACCTGCTGAACAACCAGCTGCCCTCGCACTTCGACTACACCTCGGCCTACGACCTGCTCGTGTTCCGGCGTCTGGCCGCCGGCAGCGGCAGCAACACCCTGTTCCTCGACGACGCGCAAGGCACGCTCTCCACCGCCAAGCGGGCACTGGAAGCCATCGACACCAGCCCCGTCGGCTTCGCCGTCTTCGACCGGCTGCTGCTCACGGTGCACCCGACCGACTGTCCGGTGCGCGAATTCTTCGCAACCCGCCTGCCGCAGATGATCCAGAGTGCCGAGCAGCGCACCGGCGCCCCGTCGCGCCTGCCGCCGAGCCCCGACGACCTGATGCTGCGCATGGTCAACCACATGGTCGACGGCTACCTGGAGCTGCGGCGCCTGCTCACCAGGCAGCTTGGCTACCTGCAGCAGGAGCTCTTCAACCCGCGCAGCCATTTCGACGGCTGGCAAGTGCTGCTCGACTCGCGCAACGCGCTGCACCTGCTGGAAGACACCTGTGAAGACCAGCGCAGCGCGATCGTCGAATGGATCGACGCGCTCGACGAGTGGCCGACCGAACACGACGCGCAGACGATGCGCGAGCGCGAGTTGCTGCGCCTGCGCTCGCGCGACGTGCTGGAACACATCGAACGGGTGCTGAGCCATGTGCGGCGGCTGGAGTCATCGGCCGAGACCGCGGTGCAGATGCATTTCTCGGCACAGAGCAACCGCACCAACGACATCATGCGCACGCTGACGGTGCTGACCGCCATCTTCATGCCGCTGAACCTCATCACCGGTTTCTTCGGCATGAACTTCGACGGCCTGCCGCTGATCCACGCCGAAACCGGCGTGTGGGTCGCGAGCATCACGATGTTGATCGTCGGCGGCGGGCTGGGACTCTTCTTCTGGCGCAAGCGCTACCTGAGCACGTCGCACAAACGCTGA
- a CDS encoding D-alanyl-D-alanine carboxypeptidase family protein: MKKLFALLFAFACTFTGTSAQAQMPTPPEVAARSYILIDITTGQTLAEREADASSDPASLTKLMTAYLVFTALREHKLTLEQVLPVSVRAWQERKGGGSLMFIEPRSQPKVADLLRGLIVNSGNDAAVVLAEGVGGSVENFVAMMNRQAQAWGLKNTTFKNAPGLTEAGHKSTARDMAVIASHIIRDFPEHYPLYSIKKYRFEGSPTTNENNRNVLLLRDPSVDGMKTGYTEAAGYCMVISAQRDFPNLAATGAGGGKRRLLSVVMGTASMEARANESQKLLNWGFQAFDTVRLFEADKALATVPVWKGKQNEARLGSTGGVFVSVPKGEGGKLQTKIERIDPLVAPLAQGQRVGTLRVTTPAGAVVAERPLVVLNAVDQAGLLGRAWDAVRLWIK; this comes from the coding sequence ATGAAAAAGCTATTTGCTCTTCTGTTCGCGTTCGCCTGCACATTCACCGGCACTTCGGCCCAGGCCCAGATGCCCACGCCGCCCGAGGTGGCCGCACGCAGCTACATCCTGATCGACATCACCACCGGCCAGACGCTGGCCGAGCGCGAGGCCGATGCATCGTCCGACCCTGCCTCGCTGACCAAGCTGATGACGGCCTACCTCGTGTTCACCGCGTTGCGCGAACACAAGCTCACGCTGGAGCAGGTGCTGCCGGTGTCGGTGCGTGCGTGGCAAGAGCGCAAGGGCGGCGGCTCGCTGATGTTCATCGAGCCGCGCAGCCAGCCGAAGGTGGCCGACCTGCTGCGCGGGCTGATCGTCAACTCGGGCAATGACGCGGCCGTGGTGCTCGCCGAAGGCGTGGGCGGCTCGGTCGAGAACTTCGTGGCGATGATGAACCGCCAGGCCCAGGCCTGGGGCCTCAAGAACACCACCTTCAAGAACGCGCCCGGCCTCACCGAGGCCGGCCACAAGAGCACGGCGCGCGACATGGCGGTGATCGCCTCGCACATCATTCGAGACTTCCCCGAGCATTACCCGCTGTACTCGATCAAGAAGTACCGCTTCGAGGGTTCGCCCACCACCAACGAGAACAACCGCAACGTGCTGCTGCTGCGTGACCCGAGCGTCGACGGCATGAAGACCGGCTACACCGAAGCCGCCGGCTACTGCATGGTGATCTCGGCGCAGCGCGACTTCCCCAACCTCGCCGCCACCGGCGCCGGTGGCGGCAAGCGCCGGTTGCTGAGCGTGGTGATGGGCACCGCCTCCATGGAAGCCCGGGCCAACGAGAGCCAGAAGCTGCTCAACTGGGGCTTCCAGGCCTTCGACACCGTGCGCCTCTTCGAGGCCGACAAGGCGCTGGCCACCGTGCCGGTGTGGAAGGGCAAGCAGAACGAAGCCCGCCTGGGCAGCACCGGCGGCGTGTTCGTGAGCGTGCCCAAGGGCGAGGGCGGCAAGCTGCAGACCAAGATCGAGCGCATCGATCCCCTCGTGGCCCCGCTCGCCCAAGGCCAGCGGGTGGGCACGCTTCGGGTCACGACCCCGGCCGGTGCCGTGGTGGCCGAGCGGCCGCTGGTGGTGCTGAACGCCGTCGACCAAGCCGGGCTGCTGGGTCGGGCATGGGATGCGGTCCGGCTGTGGATCAAGTAA
- the ybeY gene encoding rRNA maturation RNase YbeY yields MARPALTLSLQFADASHRAHLPRHKVVRWIRAALEAPGEITVRIVGAEEGQALNRDFRGKDYATNVLTFDYAHEPVVHADLILCAPVVAAEAKQQKITLEAHYAHLLVHGTLHAQGHDHEDDDEAREMEALETAILAGLGYADPYAR; encoded by the coding sequence ATGGCGCGGCCGGCCCTGACCCTGTCGCTGCAATTCGCCGACGCCTCGCACCGTGCCCACCTGCCACGCCACAAGGTGGTCCGCTGGATCCGTGCGGCGCTGGAGGCGCCCGGCGAGATCACGGTTCGCATCGTCGGCGCCGAGGAGGGCCAGGCCCTCAACCGCGACTTTCGCGGCAAGGACTACGCGACCAACGTGCTGACCTTCGACTACGCGCACGAACCCGTCGTCCACGCCGACCTGATCCTGTGTGCGCCGGTGGTGGCAGCCGAGGCCAAGCAGCAGAAGATCACGCTGGAGGCGCACTACGCGCACCTCTTGGTGCATGGCACCTTGCATGCCCAGGGGCATGACCACGAAGACGACGACGAAGCGCGCGAGATGGAGGCGCTGGAGACGGCCATCCTGGCCGGGCTGGGCTACGCCGATCCCTACGCGCGTTGA
- the ruvA gene encoding Holliday junction branch migration protein RuvA, translating to MIGRLTGLLAEKNPPQLLVDVGGVGYEVDVPMSTFYNLPALGERVSLLTHFVVREDAQVLFGFLTGEERATFRQLVKISGIGPRAALSILSGLSVGELAQAVSMQESGRLIKVPGIGKKTAERLLLELKGKLGPDLAVPASVTNDAQADILQALVALGYSDREAALALKNLPPEVGVSDGIKLALKALAK from the coding sequence ATGATCGGTCGCCTCACCGGCCTGCTCGCAGAAAAGAACCCGCCGCAACTGCTCGTGGACGTGGGCGGCGTCGGCTACGAGGTCGACGTGCCGATGAGCACGTTCTACAACCTGCCGGCACTCGGCGAGCGGGTCTCGCTGCTCACGCACTTCGTGGTGCGCGAGGACGCACAGGTGCTGTTCGGCTTCCTCACCGGCGAAGAGCGCGCAACCTTCCGCCAGCTCGTGAAGATCTCGGGCATCGGGCCGCGCGCGGCCTTGTCGATCCTCTCGGGACTCAGCGTGGGCGAGCTGGCGCAGGCGGTGTCGATGCAGGAAAGCGGCCGCCTCATCAAGGTGCCCGGCATCGGCAAGAAGACAGCCGAACGCCTGCTGCTCGAATTGAAGGGCAAGCTCGGGCCCGACCTCGCCGTGCCGGCAAGCGTGACCAACGACGCGCAGGCCGACATCCTGCAAGCGCTGGTCGCCCTCGGCTACAGCGACCGCGAAGCCGCGCTCGCGCTCAAGAACCTGCCACCGGAGGTGGGCGTGAGCGACGGCATCAAGCTCGCGTTGAAGGCCTTGGCCAAGTAG
- a CDS encoding PhoH family protein — MILRHAFIPLDNIRLAHLCGSLDEHLRNIEAAFDVTISRRNESFRIEGAKADAERAAALLQTLYDRARKPIQAEAFQLALVEALADAPRGRKRSAAPREAGAAREGEGDDIVLRTRHADLAGRTTNQHLYLNNILTHDITFGIGPAGTGKTFLAVACAVDALERSSVQRIILTRPAVEAGERLGFLPGDLAQKVDPYLRPLYDALYDLMGFERVGKAFEKGNIEIAPLAFMRGRTLNHAFVILDEAQNTTREQMKMFLTRIGFGSKCVVTGDVSQIDLPRGTDSGLIDAERVLRRVSGIAMTRFTAADVVRHPLVARIVEAYDAAPERS, encoded by the coding sequence TTGATCCTTCGCCACGCCTTCATTCCGCTCGACAACATTCGCCTGGCCCATTTGTGCGGCAGCCTCGACGAGCACCTGCGCAACATCGAGGCGGCATTCGACGTGACCATCTCGCGGCGCAACGAATCGTTCCGCATCGAAGGGGCCAAGGCCGATGCCGAGCGCGCGGCCGCCTTGCTGCAGACGCTCTACGACCGCGCGCGCAAGCCGATTCAGGCCGAGGCGTTCCAGCTCGCGCTGGTGGAGGCGCTGGCCGACGCGCCGCGTGGCCGCAAGCGCAGCGCCGCTCCACGCGAGGCCGGTGCGGCCCGCGAAGGGGAAGGCGACGACATCGTGCTGCGCACCCGCCATGCCGACCTCGCCGGCCGCACGACCAACCAGCATCTTTACCTCAACAACATCCTCACGCACGACATCACCTTCGGCATCGGCCCTGCCGGCACCGGCAAGACCTTCCTTGCCGTGGCCTGCGCGGTCGACGCTCTGGAGCGCAGCAGCGTGCAGCGCATCATCCTGACCCGCCCGGCGGTGGAGGCCGGCGAGCGCCTGGGCTTCCTGCCCGGCGACCTGGCGCAGAAGGTGGATCCCTACCTGCGCCCGCTCTACGACGCGCTCTACGACCTGATGGGCTTCGAGCGTGTCGGCAAGGCCTTCGAGAAGGGCAACATCGAGATCGCACCGCTCGCCTTCATGCGAGGGCGCACGCTCAACCATGCGTTCGTCATCCTCGACGAAGCGCAGAACACCACGCGTGAGCAGATGAAGATGTTCCTCACGCGCATCGGCTTCGGCAGCAAATGCGTGGTGACGGGCGACGTGAGCCAGATCGACCTGCCCCGCGGCACCGACAGCGGCCTGATCGATGCCGAAAGGGTGCTCCGGCGGGTGAGCGGCATCGCGATGACCCGCTTCACCGCCGCGGACGTGGTGCGCCACCCGCTGGTGGCGCGCATCGTCGAAGCCTACGACGCCGCGCCGGAGCGCAGCTGA
- a CDS encoding VanZ family protein, which yields MPPRHRSSAAPLALLYAALIVYASLSPFTGWKQPAGVPLLGFGNMPWQPYWTWFDVVSNLLGYVPLGALLFGAQVRSGRSVGWSALNTVLAGALLSLCLESLQNWLPRRVPSVADWLLNSCGVVLGILIAITVRALGGVDRWQVLRDRWFVPRSAGGIALLLLWPVGLLFPTAVPFGLGQGVMRLREAVAGWLDGTPWAGWVTEGLDADDLLTPLSRGSEWLAIVLGVLAPTFVAFSIMRPGWRRLAHVPAALALGLAATTLSTAMSFGPQHAWAWVTPAVLPALVAASAVALLLAFAPPRGVAALGLVALTMLVALVNQAPTDPYFAQSLQAWEQGRFIRFHGIAQWVGWLWPFAGLIYLLARVVARDEAS from the coding sequence ATGCCACCGCGCCATCGCAGCTCCGCCGCGCCGCTGGCATTGCTGTATGCGGCGCTGATCGTCTATGCCAGCCTGTCGCCCTTCACGGGGTGGAAGCAGCCGGCGGGCGTGCCCTTGCTCGGGTTCGGCAACATGCCGTGGCAGCCCTACTGGACCTGGTTCGACGTGGTCTCCAACCTGCTCGGCTACGTGCCCTTGGGCGCACTGCTGTTCGGCGCGCAGGTGCGCAGCGGCCGGTCGGTGGGGTGGTCGGCGCTGAACACCGTGCTGGCCGGGGCGCTGCTCTCCTTGTGTCTGGAAAGCCTGCAGAACTGGCTGCCCCGGCGGGTGCCCTCGGTGGCCGACTGGCTGCTGAACAGTTGCGGCGTGGTGCTCGGGATCCTGATTGCGATCACGGTGCGCGCCCTTGGGGGGGTGGACCGCTGGCAGGTGTTGCGCGACCGCTGGTTCGTGCCCCGCAGCGCGGGTGGCATTGCGCTCTTGCTGCTGTGGCCGGTGGGGCTGCTCTTCCCGACGGCCGTGCCGTTCGGCCTGGGACAGGGCGTGATGCGGCTGCGCGAAGCGGTCGCCGGCTGGCTCGACGGGACGCCCTGGGCCGGCTGGGTCACCGAAGGGCTGGATGCCGACGACCTGCTGACGCCTCTGTCGCGTGGCTCCGAGTGGCTGGCCATCGTGCTGGGGGTGCTCGCGCCGACCTTCGTGGCCTTCAGCATCATGCGGCCGGGCTGGCGCCGGCTGGCCCACGTGCCGGCCGCGCTGGCCCTCGGCCTGGCGGCGACCACGCTGTCGACCGCGATGAGCTTCGGCCCGCAACACGCGTGGGCCTGGGTCACGCCGGCCGTGCTGCCTGCGCTGGTGGCGGCGAGCGCGGTCGCCTTGCTGCTGGCGTTTGCGCCACCGCGCGGCGTGGCCGCCTTGGGCCTGGTGGCGTTGACCATGCTGGTCGCCCTCGTCAACCAGGCGCCCACCGATCCTTATTTCGCCCAGAGCCTGCAGGCCTGGGAGCAGGGCCGCTTCATCCGCTTCCATGGCATCGCGCAGTGGGTGGGCTGGCTGTGGCCCTTCGCAGGACTCATCTACCTGCTGGCGCGTGTCGTGGCGCGCGACGAGGCTTCTTAA
- a CDS encoding ferredoxin produces MTYFKRHIFFCLNQRDNGEDCCADHNAKAGFDHCKSRVKAEKLAGPGGVRVNKAGCMDRCAGGPVAVVYPEAVWYTYVDESDIDEIVESHLKNGVVVERLMLPDSVGR; encoded by the coding sequence ATGACCTATTTCAAACGCCACATCTTCTTCTGCCTCAACCAGCGCGACAACGGTGAAGACTGCTGCGCCGACCACAACGCGAAGGCCGGCTTCGACCACTGCAAGTCGCGCGTGAAGGCCGAGAAGCTCGCGGGCCCCGGTGGCGTGCGTGTCAACAAGGCCGGCTGCATGGACCGTTGTGCCGGTGGGCCCGTGGCGGTCGTCTACCCCGAGGCCGTCTGGTACACCTACGTCGACGAGAGCGACATCGACGAGATCGTCGAATCGCACCTGAAGAACGGCGTGGTGGTCGAGCGCCTCATGCTGCCGGACTCCGTCGGTCGATGA
- a CDS encoding sensor histidine kinase: MRDRPPLVTASACHRPLSWMRLWVLLWLTLASWPVAAAPADGKVIVLQQAVAAPGAGDQFPVEQTARPVTLPDDWWRSRPREDGPVWYRLRFDAPEAAGNPEHLLAAYIERVCSNAEVRLNGFLVHSGGRMSEPLTRNCAYPQLMTLPASLLKPEGNTLDVKVQGYAVQKVSSRQRSGGLSAIKVGPQALLAHEQASQTFWNVTAVKLLAVATTVLAAFLLFLRAVNPKEAHLGYLGLLILGWNVLGLRSWWADIPLDTYTVELLSCVGFAIVTGFTVQFLLSYSALRSRMIEAGLLAQCLMVPLTLVLAGPQRLFNLSSAWYLLMVLEVVAMMVLYLYTERRARRRTFWPMAAMMTVLVVLVAMERAAQFDWMPRVNLLNFALPVIFFVIASRQFKVFGLALRSAEAARNSLERRIAEATAEMERNYVQMAELRVEQVTEKERKRIAGDLHDDLGAKLLTIVHTSESERISSLAREALEEMRLSVRGLTGKPLPVADALADWRAETVSRLGQAGIEVDWRSPTEDVTQLLSARAFVQTTRILREAVSNVIKHSGASHCKVRCTLGQQDFVLVVQDNGKGIPMELDGKLDRGHGMASMKHRAKQMQGQCLVESGPGYGTVIRLTLPLGTA, encoded by the coding sequence ATGCGCGACCGTCCCCCTCTCGTCACCGCTTCGGCCTGCCATCGGCCCCTCTCGTGGATGCGCCTGTGGGTGCTGCTGTGGCTCACGCTGGCGTCCTGGCCGGTTGCGGCCGCACCCGCCGACGGCAAGGTGATCGTGCTGCAGCAGGCAGTCGCGGCCCCGGGTGCGGGCGATCAGTTCCCGGTCGAGCAGACGGCACGCCCCGTCACCCTGCCCGACGACTGGTGGCGCAGCCGGCCGCGCGAAGACGGCCCGGTCTGGTACCGCCTGCGCTTCGACGCCCCCGAAGCGGCCGGTAACCCCGAGCACCTGCTGGCCGCCTACATCGAGCGGGTGTGCAGCAACGCCGAGGTGCGGCTCAACGGTTTCCTCGTGCACAGCGGCGGGCGCATGAGCGAGCCGCTGACGCGCAACTGCGCCTACCCGCAGCTGATGACGCTGCCGGCCAGCCTCTTGAAGCCCGAGGGCAACACGCTCGACGTGAAGGTGCAGGGCTACGCAGTGCAGAAGGTGTCGTCGCGCCAGCGCTCGGGCGGCCTGTCGGCCATCAAGGTCGGGCCGCAGGCGCTGCTGGCGCACGAGCAGGCGTCGCAGACCTTCTGGAACGTGACCGCCGTCAAGCTGCTCGCGGTGGCGACCACCGTGCTGGCGGCCTTCCTCCTCTTCCTGCGCGCGGTCAACCCCAAGGAGGCCCACCTCGGCTACCTGGGCTTGCTGATTCTCGGCTGGAACGTGCTCGGGTTGCGCAGCTGGTGGGCCGACATTCCGCTCGACACCTACACCGTCGAGCTGCTGAGCTGCGTGGGTTTTGCCATCGTCACCGGGTTCACGGTGCAGTTCCTGCTGAGCTACAGCGCCCTGCGCTCGCGCATGATCGAAGCGGGCCTGCTCGCGCAGTGCCTGATGGTGCCGCTGACGCTGGTGCTGGCCGGGCCGCAGCGCCTCTTCAACCTGAGCAGTGCGTGGTACCTGCTGATGGTGCTGGAGGTGGTGGCCATGATGGTGCTCTACCTCTACACCGAGCGACGCGCACGGCGGCGCACCTTCTGGCCGATGGCCGCCATGATGACGGTGCTGGTGGTGCTGGTGGCGATGGAACGCGCCGCGCAGTTCGACTGGATGCCACGAGTGAACCTGCTCAACTTCGCGCTGCCGGTCATCTTCTTCGTCATCGCCTCGCGGCAGTTCAAGGTGTTCGGCCTGGCGCTGCGTTCGGCGGAAGCGGCGCGCAACTCGCTGGAGCGCCGCATTGCCGAGGCCACCGCCGAGATGGAACGCAACTACGTGCAGATGGCCGAGCTGCGCGTCGAGCAGGTCACCGAGAAGGAGCGCAAGCGCATCGCCGGCGACCTGCACGACGACCTGGGGGCCAAGCTGCTGACCATCGTGCACACCAGCGAGTCCGAGCGCATCTCATCGCTCGCCCGCGAGGCGCTGGAAGAGATGCGCCTGTCGGTGCGCGGCCTCACCGGCAAGCCGCTGCCGGTGGCCGATGCCCTGGCCGACTGGCGCGCCGAGACGGTGTCGCGCCTGGGCCAGGCCGGCATCGAGGTCGACTGGCGCAGCCCGACCGAAGACGTGACCCAGCTGCTGTCGGCACGCGCCTTCGTGCAGACGACGCGCATCCTGCGCGAAGCGGTGAGCAACGTCATCAAGCACAGCGGCGCCTCGCACTGCAAGGTGCGCTGCACCCTCGGCCAGCAGGACTTCGTGCTGGTGGTGCAGGACAACGGCAAGGGCATCCCGATGGAGCTCGACGGCAAGCTCGACCGCGGCCACGGCATGGCCAGCATGAAGCACCGCGCCAAGCAGATGCAGGGCCAGTGCCTGGTGGAGTCGGGCCCCGGCTACGGAACCGTGATCCGGCTCACGCTTCCGCTGGGTACGGCTTGA
- a CDS encoding CopD family protein, which yields MYLWVKAFHIVFVASWFAGLFYLPRIFVNLAMVPADSHAERERLLLMARKLYRFASFLMVPALALGLWLWLGFGVTGGWMHAKLFLVVLVLGYHHACRSLLRKFESFSNTRSERWFRVFNEVSVLLFIAIVVLVVVKPF from the coding sequence ATGTACTTGTGGGTCAAGGCCTTTCACATCGTCTTCGTCGCGAGCTGGTTCGCCGGGCTTTTCTATTTGCCGAGGATCTTCGTCAACTTGGCCATGGTGCCCGCCGACAGCCATGCAGAGCGTGAGCGCCTGCTGCTGATGGCCCGCAAGCTCTACCGCTTCGCGAGCTTCCTGATGGTGCCGGCGTTGGCGCTCGGGCTGTGGTTGTGGCTGGGCTTCGGCGTGACCGGCGGCTGGATGCACGCGAAGCTCTTCTTGGTGGTGCTGGTGCTCGGCTACCACCACGCCTGCCGGTCGCTCCTGCGCAAGTTTGAATCGTTCAGCAACACGCGCAGCGAGCGCTGGTTCCGCGTCTTCAACGAAGTCTCGGTGTTGCTGTTCATCGCGATCGTCGTGCTGGTGGTGGTCAAGCCGTTCTGA